One Bifidobacterium angulatum DSM 20098 = JCM 7096 DNA window includes the following coding sequences:
- a CDS encoding FtsW/RodA/SpoVE family cell cycle protein: protein MIMRRLRQLSLLLFSFLICGMAFFQLFARTGSTIPTNFAVLLGLVVALSLVFWGLVLHFLPYASQVIQPCVLLLTGLGTVMIARIDHEHDTEVATRQLMFVCLAIVLSSILIVAMRDYRILRRFSYVSMVVGLVLLLSPMLPVLGQNINGARIWIRIPGLGSLQPGEFAKLFLAFFFAAYLFDHRDQLAVGGKKILGLQLPRIRDLGPIIIVWIASMGVLVLQHDLGTSLMFFAMFVSMLYVATGRASWIVIGGVAFAAGAVAASSLFSHVGARVEAWLHPFDNTLYNRAVGGSYQIVTGLFGLASGGLFGTGLGQGHPYLTPFANSDYIYASLGEEFGLVGCFGILLLYIIIIASGFITAMKVKDGFGKLLSSGLVFTMAFQVFTVVGGITLVIPLTGLTLPYMAAGGSSMVANYLLATLLIIISNAANKPAPETLSETFQHEALAALRDRELKEREAERASKTARRAKGGAQS from the coding sequence CTGTTCGCCCGCACCGGCAGCACCATACCCACGAATTTCGCGGTGCTGCTTGGCCTGGTCGTCGCACTGTCGCTGGTGTTCTGGGGGCTGGTGCTGCATTTCCTGCCGTATGCGAGTCAGGTGATCCAACCTTGCGTACTGCTGCTGACCGGGCTCGGCACGGTGATGATCGCCCGTATCGATCATGAGCACGACACCGAGGTCGCCACACGGCAGCTGATGTTCGTCTGTCTGGCAATCGTGTTGAGTTCGATACTGATCGTGGCCATGCGCGACTACCGTATTCTGCGCAGGTTCTCCTATGTCAGCATGGTGGTCGGCCTGGTGTTGCTGCTTTCCCCCATGCTTCCCGTGCTCGGCCAGAATATCAACGGCGCGCGCATCTGGATCCGCATCCCCGGTCTCGGCTCCCTGCAGCCGGGTGAATTCGCCAAGCTGTTCCTTGCGTTCTTCTTCGCGGCCTACCTGTTCGACCATCGCGACCAGCTGGCTGTCGGAGGCAAGAAGATCCTTGGCCTGCAATTGCCTCGAATCCGCGATCTTGGCCCGATCATCATCGTGTGGATCGCCTCGATGGGCGTTCTGGTGCTGCAGCATGATCTGGGTACGTCGCTGATGTTCTTCGCTATGTTCGTCTCGATGCTGTATGTGGCGACGGGCCGTGCCAGCTGGATTGTGATCGGCGGCGTTGCATTCGCCGCCGGAGCGGTCGCGGCGTCCTCGCTGTTCAGCCATGTCGGCGCACGCGTAGAGGCATGGCTGCATCCGTTCGACAACACGTTGTACAACCGTGCCGTCGGCGGGTCCTATCAGATCGTCACAGGCCTGTTCGGTCTGGCTTCCGGCGGCCTGTTCGGCACCGGCCTGGGCCAGGGGCATCCGTATCTTACGCCGTTCGCCAATTCCGATTACATTTACGCCTCGTTGGGCGAGGAATTCGGTCTGGTCGGCTGTTTCGGCATTCTGCTGCTGTATATCATCATCATCGCCTCGGGATTCATCACCGCCATGAAGGTCAAGGATGGTTTCGGCAAGCTGCTGTCCTCCGGTCTGGTGTTCACCATGGCGTTCCAGGTGTTCACCGTGGTCGGCGGCATTACGCTGGTGATTCCACTGACCGGCCTTACGCTGCCGTATATGGCGGCAGGTGGCTCGTCCATGGTCGCCAACTACCTGTTGGCGACACTGCTGATTATCATTTCGAACGCCGCGAACAAGCCCGCTCCCGAGACGCTTTCCGAAACGTTCCAGCATGAAGCGCTTGCCGCGCTGCGCGATCGTGAATTGAAGGAACGGGAAGCCGAACGCGCATCCAAAACCGCTCGCAGGGCAAAGGGAGGTGCGCAATCATGA